A genomic stretch from Lathyrus oleraceus cultivar Zhongwan6 chromosome 2, CAAS_Psat_ZW6_1.0, whole genome shotgun sequence includes:
- the LOC127122012 gene encoding cucumisin yields MAGLEGVVSVLLNQKRHILTTKSWDFIGLTQYAERENYKSDIILGVIVTGIWPESSSFNNEGFGPLPTKWNGSCIASNFSCNRKIIGAKYYLSSSNEPLSQVDFESPRDSKGHGTHTSSTAAGNPVIMASMLGLAQGTTRGVVPSARIAVYKVCWSTGCFDESILAAFDDAILDGVDILSVSLGYDSADNNNHYKDAISIGAFHAMRDGVLTVVAGGNLGPHPASLHNLAPWTIIISASTIDRKFITKVKLGDNTTYEIYIVITGPYFENIMRQYIELIHQAANRLGSRVCYRLSLEDFEWICRKADQKRIKKNELEGVVCLLADTKRYSLVTRDDEISLAWKENLSYIFYL; encoded by the exons ATGGCTG GGCTCGAAGGAGTGGTGTCTGTTTTACTTAATCAAAAGAGACACATCCTTACCACCAAGTCATGGGACTTTATTGGTCTAACACAATATGCTGAAAGAGAAAATTATAAAAGTGATATTATTCTGGGGGTTATTGTTACTGGAATTTGGCCGGAATCTTCTAGTTTCAATAATGAAGGTTTCGGTCCTCTACCGACCAAATGGAATGGCAGTTGTATTGCTTCAAATTTTTCTTGCAATAG AAAAATCATTGGAGCCAAGTATTATTTATCTAGTTCTAATGAACCCTTGAGCCAAGTAGATTTTGAATCTCCAAGAGATTCAAAGGGACATGGAACTCATACATCATCAACCGCAGCCGGGAACCCAGTTATCATGGCAAGCATGCTAGGACTTGCACAAGGAACGACAAGAGGTGTAGTCCCGTCTGCACGCATTGCTGTATACAAAGTATGCTGGTCAACTGGGTGCTTTGATGAAAGTATTCTTGCCGCATTTGATGATGCAATTCTTGATGGGGTTGATATATTATCAGTATCACTTGGATATGATTCAGCAGACAACAATAATCATTATAAGGATGCAATTTCTATTGGAGCATTCCATGCAATGCGTGATGGAGTGCTTACGGTAGTGGCAGGAGGGAACTTAGGTCCACACCCTGCATCCTTACATAATCTTGCACCATGGACAATTATTATTAGTGCAAGCACGATAGATAGAAAATTTATCACCAAGGTCAAATTAGGAGACAATACAACATATGAG ATTTATATTGTCATAACTGGACCTTATTTCGAAAATATAATGCGTCAATACATTGAATTGATACATCAAGCTGCTAATAG ACTCGGCAGTAGAGTTTGTTATCGACTATCACTCGAAGATTTTGAATGGATTTGTCGTAAAGCTGACCAGAAAAGAATCAAAAAGAATG AACTTGAAGGAGTTGTGTGTCTTCTTGCCGATACAAAGAGATACTCTCTCGTTACTCGAGATGATGAGATTTCGTTGGCTTGGAAAGAGAATTTAAGTTACATATTTTAT TTGTAA